In Natronomonas halophila, one DNA window encodes the following:
- a CDS encoding NAD(P)/FAD-dependent oxidoreductase, with amino-acid sequence MTDHYQVTVVGGGPAGLTTALYTTRLGHDTAVINRGGGRAAMMLDTHNVIGVTEDVSGNEFLETATEQVQEYGADYYQDFVSDIEETDDGYRVTAGNVEVTTDHVVLATGFSDERPDPPLPRTGKGLHYCLHCDAYMFVDEPVYVMGTGDSAAYVAMIMLNFTPEVDLLTRGDEPEWSEETGEMLDNHPIDVIHEEITGMEKRDDGWLEAFEFEDGTSREYRGGFPMYGSDYNTDLAESLGVELNDDGTIAVDDHGRTNVDGIYAVGDVTPGHNQIPTAMGEGARCGIGNHYDLRPFPRSLDEIEEQGPVTKDDIPAISGDLREHAVDHEGHPGEGQARAAAETDDD; translated from the coding sequence CGGGGGTCCCGCCGGACTGACGACAGCGCTGTATACCACGCGACTCGGCCACGACACGGCGGTCATCAACCGCGGCGGCGGCCGTGCGGCGATGATGCTGGATACCCACAACGTCATCGGCGTCACCGAGGACGTCTCGGGCAACGAGTTCCTCGAGACGGCAACCGAGCAGGTGCAGGAGTACGGCGCCGACTACTACCAGGACTTCGTCTCCGACATCGAGGAAACCGACGACGGCTACCGTGTCACCGCCGGCAACGTCGAGGTGACGACCGACCACGTCGTGTTGGCGACGGGCTTCTCCGACGAACGACCCGACCCGCCGCTGCCCCGTACCGGCAAGGGCCTCCACTACTGTCTGCACTGTGACGCCTACATGTTCGTCGACGAGCCGGTCTACGTGATGGGCACCGGCGATTCGGCGGCCTACGTCGCGATGATTATGCTCAACTTCACGCCCGAAGTCGACCTCCTCACCCGCGGCGACGAGCCGGAATGGTCCGAGGAGACGGGCGAGATGCTCGACAACCACCCCATCGACGTCATCCACGAGGAGATTACGGGCATGGAAAAGCGCGACGACGGCTGGCTCGAAGCCTTCGAGTTCGAGGATGGGACCAGCCGTGAATACCGCGGCGGCTTCCCGATGTACGGCTCCGATTATAACACCGACCTCGCCGAGTCGCTCGGCGTCGAACTCAACGACGACGGCACCATCGCCGTCGACGACCACGGCCGCACCAACGTCGACGGCATCTACGCGGTCGGCGACGTGACGCCCGGCCACAACCAGATTCCGACCGCGATGGGCGAAGGCGCCCGCTGTGGCATCGGCAACCACTACGACCTGCGGCCGTTCCCCCGCTCGCTGGACGAAATCGAAGAGCAGGGCCCCGTCACGAAAGACGACATCCCCGCCATCTCCGGCGACCTCCGCGAACACGCGGTCGACCACGAGGGCCATCCCGGCGAAGGACAGGCCAGGGCGGCAGCCGAAACGGACGACGACTAA